A genomic region of Mugil cephalus isolate CIBA_MC_2020 chromosome 5, CIBA_Mcephalus_1.1, whole genome shotgun sequence contains the following coding sequences:
- the LOC125008399 gene encoding signal-regulatory protein beta-2-like, which translates to MIVLWITLLCLHPVYMLLPVKTVHLGEPATFTCVIPNTEFSNRGIYWYKQSVGDYLNIIVTLFKSVTEYAPNVSKSRFDLCTDDSFSNLTILSTVEEDEGMYHCGVKEWIKTKWSGTYLLVEGNTERTVVQTVSYPVRPGDSVTLQCSVLSDSEDKTCPGDLSVFWFRAGSQTSHPNIIYTDGDMSNKCEKRSEPQKRCIYSFSKNVSSSDAGTYYCAVATCGEILFGNGTKLEAGKHQTASSVLVIVLVVAIICLAISMIINLIFICCRTQKRH; encoded by the exons ATGATCGTGTTATGGATAACACTGCTTTGTCTTCATCCAGTAT aTATGCTGCTTCCAGTGAAAACAGTTCATCTTGGTGAACCAGCCACATTTACATGTGTTATACCAAACACAGAATTCAGCAACAGAGGAATCTACTGGTACAAGCAGAGTGTTGGAGATTATCTTAATATAATTGTAACATTGTTTAAATCCGTAACAGAGTACGCACCAAACGTTTCAAAATCAAGATTTGACTTATGTACTGATGACAGTTTTAGTAACCTGACCATTTTGAGCACAgttgaagaggatgaaggaatgTACCACTGTGGAGTCAAAGAGTGGATAAAGACTAAATGGAGTGGGACATATTTGTTAGTAGAAG gaaacactgagaggactgttgttcagacagtatcatatccagtccgtccaggagactcagtgactctccagtgttcagtcctctctgactctgaggaCAAGACGTGTCCAGGAgatctcagtgtgttctggttcagagctggatcacAGACATCTCATCCAAACATCATCTACACTGACGGAGATATGAGTAATAAATGTGAGAAGAGATCTGAGCCTCAGAAGAGATGTATCTACAGCTTCTCTAAGAacgtcagctcctctgatgctgggacttactactgtgctgtggccacatgtggagagatattatttggaaatggaactAAACTGGAAGCTGGTAAACATCAAACAGCAAGTTCTGTGTTAGTTATTGTGTTGGTGGTAGCAATCATCTGCTTGGCCATTTCTATGATTATAAATCtaattttcatctgttgtcGAACTCAGAAAAGACATTAA
- the LOC125008393 gene encoding uncharacterized protein LOC125008393 yields MVVLWITLLCLHPVYTLTAVKTVQLGQPATFTCVVPDDFNGLQIYWYKQHPGDTLNIIATSWSSTAPQFAPGLNLRFDLRTDNSFSNLTILRTVEEDEGMYHCGIAEVLKTKWSGTYLLVEGNTERTVVQTVSYPVRPGDSVTLQCSVLSDSENKTCPGDLSVFWFRAGSQTSHPNIIYTDGDMSNKCEKRSETQKRCVYSFSKDVSSSDAGTYYCAVATCGEILFGNGTKLETAHAAGSELVALVITTICLAICMIAHFVFICCQTPRAMCEQYEGIESTSSQVLFVWRENYKTNEAEKAQE; encoded by the exons ATGGTCGTGTTATGGATTACACTGCTTTGTCTTCATCCAGTAT ATACGCTGACAGCGGTGAAAACAGTTCAACTTGGGCAACCAGCAACTTTTACATGTGTTGTACCTGATGACTTCAACGGTTTACAAATCTATTGGTACAAGCAACATCCTGGAGATACTCTGAATATAATTGCGACATCATGGTCATCTACAGCACCACAGTTTGCACCAGGTTTAAATTTAAGATTTGACTTGCGTACTGATAACAGTTTTAGTAACCTGACTATTTTGAGGACAgttgaagaggatgaaggaatgTACCACTGTGGAATCGCAGAGGTGCTTAAGACTAAATGGAGTGGGACATATTTGTTAGTAGAAG gaaacactgagaggactgttgttcagacagtatcatatccagtccgtccaggagactcagtgactctccagtgttcagtcctctcCGACTCTGAGAACAAGACGTGTCCAGGAgatctcagtgtgttctggttcagagctggatcacAGACATCTCATCCAAACATCATCTACACGGATGGAGATATGAGTAATAAATGTGAGAAGAGATCTGAGACTCAGAAGAGATGTGTCTACAGCTTCTCTAAGGAtgtcagctcctctgatgctgggacttactactgtgctgtggccacatgtggagagattttatttggaaatggaactAAACTAGAGACTG CTCACGCAGCAGGTTCTGAATTAGTTGCGCTGGTGATAACAACAATCTGCTTGGCCATATGTATGAtcgcacattttgttttcatctgttgtcaaaCTCCAAGAGCAATGTGTGAACAATATGAAG GAATAGAAAGCACCTCTTCACAAGTTCTATTTGTCTGGCGGGAAAACTACAagacaaatgaagcagaaaaggctcaagagtga